A single window of Sphaerodactylus townsendi isolate TG3544 linkage group LG05, MPM_Stown_v2.3, whole genome shotgun sequence DNA harbors:
- the TGIF2 gene encoding homeobox protein TGIF2 isoform X1, with product MKPTRKSESRKLLAGGGGGSPVSPLFRAGKNFLEGLNQDRSASSSTMSDSDIGEEDGIVSLDLSQAGKRKRRGNLPKESVKILRDWLYEHRFNAYPSEQEKLSLSGQTNLSVLQICNWFINARRRLLPDMLRKDGKDPNQFTISRRGAKASDVALPRGAVTSSGLLMVPPATGAASASKVLSMSVCPSMICHSAQPLAGNLTVVTSEQEKQSAFQRVELDSHPKQPQLSATSNTLALLTRAEAASPTNGLFNTPPPTPPELFGEDFSSFQLLVEVALQKAAELDSERLNGQLPPSLQRESPPAVLSGKAK from the exons ATGAAGCCGACCAGAAAAAGTGAGTCGCGGAAGTTGCTTGCTGGCGGTGGTGGTGGTTCGCCTGTTTCGCCCCTTTTCCGTGCTGGGAAAAACTTCTTGGAAG GCCTGAATCAAGACCGATCAGCTAGCAGTTCCACCATGTCGGACAGTGACATAGGGGAAGAAGATGGAATTGTATCGCTGGATCTGTCACAGGCTGGCAAGAGGAAGCGAAGAGGCAATCTTCCGAAGGAGTCAGTGAAGATTCTACGGGATTGGCTGTATGAACACAGGTTCAATGCGTATCCATCTGAGCAAGAGAAACTCAGTCTCTCCGGACAGACAAATCTTTCTGTTCTCCAG ATCTGCAATTGGTTCATCAATGCTAGGCGCAGGCTTCTTCCTGACATGCTGCGGAAGGATGGCAAGGACCCCAACCAGTTCACCATTTCCCGCCGAGGTGCCAAAGCCAGTGACGTTGCGCTGCCCCGCGGTGCCGTCACCAGCTCTGGCTTGTTGATGGTGCCTCCTGCCACCGGGGCCGCCTCTGCCTCCAAGGTGCTGTCCATGTCCGTGTGCCCCTCCATGATCTGCCACTCTGCACAGCCTCTTGCTGGCAACTTGACTGTGGTGACCAGTGAGCAGGAGAAGCAGTCTGCGTTCCAGCGGGTTGAGCTGGATTCTCACCCCAAGCAGCCACAGCTGAGTGCAACAAGCAACACCCTGGCTCTTCTGACCAGAGCAGAGGCAGCCAGTCCCACGAATGGACTGTTCAACACACCGCCTCCGACGCCACCGGAGCTCTTTGGAGAGGACTTCAGTAGCTTCCAGCTGCTGGTGGAAGTAGCCTTGCAGAAAGCAGCCGAGCTCGACTCGGAGAGGTTGAATGGGCAGCTTCCCCCTTCACTGCAGAGGGAGTCTCCCCCTGCTGTCCTCTCTGGAAAGGCCAAGTAG
- the TGIF2 gene encoding homeobox protein TGIF2 isoform X3 — protein sequence MKPTRKSLNQDRSASSSTMSDSDIGEEDGIVSLDLSQAGKRKRRGNLPKESVKILRDWLYEHRFNAYPSEQEKLSLSGQTNLSVLQICNWFINARRRLLPDMLRKDGKDPNQFTISRRGAKASDVALPRGAVTSSGLLMVPPATGAASASKVLSMSVCPSMICHSAQPLAGNLTVVTSEQEKQSAFQRVELDSHPKQPQLSATSNTLALLTRAEAASPTNGLFNTPPPTPPELFGEDFSSFQLLVEVALQKAAELDSERLNGQLPPSLQRESPPAVLSGKAK from the exons ATGAAGCCGACCAGAAAAA GCCTGAATCAAGACCGATCAGCTAGCAGTTCCACCATGTCGGACAGTGACATAGGGGAAGAAGATGGAATTGTATCGCTGGATCTGTCACAGGCTGGCAAGAGGAAGCGAAGAGGCAATCTTCCGAAGGAGTCAGTGAAGATTCTACGGGATTGGCTGTATGAACACAGGTTCAATGCGTATCCATCTGAGCAAGAGAAACTCAGTCTCTCCGGACAGACAAATCTTTCTGTTCTCCAG ATCTGCAATTGGTTCATCAATGCTAGGCGCAGGCTTCTTCCTGACATGCTGCGGAAGGATGGCAAGGACCCCAACCAGTTCACCATTTCCCGCCGAGGTGCCAAAGCCAGTGACGTTGCGCTGCCCCGCGGTGCCGTCACCAGCTCTGGCTTGTTGATGGTGCCTCCTGCCACCGGGGCCGCCTCTGCCTCCAAGGTGCTGTCCATGTCCGTGTGCCCCTCCATGATCTGCCACTCTGCACAGCCTCTTGCTGGCAACTTGACTGTGGTGACCAGTGAGCAGGAGAAGCAGTCTGCGTTCCAGCGGGTTGAGCTGGATTCTCACCCCAAGCAGCCACAGCTGAGTGCAACAAGCAACACCCTGGCTCTTCTGACCAGAGCAGAGGCAGCCAGTCCCACGAATGGACTGTTCAACACACCGCCTCCGACGCCACCGGAGCTCTTTGGAGAGGACTTCAGTAGCTTCCAGCTGCTGGTGGAAGTAGCCTTGCAGAAAGCAGCCGAGCTCGACTCGGAGAGGTTGAATGGGCAGCTTCCCCCTTCACTGCAGAGGGAGTCTCCCCCTGCTGTCCTCTCTGGAAAGGCCAAGTAG
- the TGIF2 gene encoding homeobox protein TGIF2 isoform X2, translating to MERGQRRKRPRGLNQDRSASSSTMSDSDIGEEDGIVSLDLSQAGKRKRRGNLPKESVKILRDWLYEHRFNAYPSEQEKLSLSGQTNLSVLQICNWFINARRRLLPDMLRKDGKDPNQFTISRRGAKASDVALPRGAVTSSGLLMVPPATGAASASKVLSMSVCPSMICHSAQPLAGNLTVVTSEQEKQSAFQRVELDSHPKQPQLSATSNTLALLTRAEAASPTNGLFNTPPPTPPELFGEDFSSFQLLVEVALQKAAELDSERLNGQLPPSLQRESPPAVLSGKAK from the exons ATGGAAAGGGGTCAGAGGAGGAAGAGACCTAGGG GCCTGAATCAAGACCGATCAGCTAGCAGTTCCACCATGTCGGACAGTGACATAGGGGAAGAAGATGGAATTGTATCGCTGGATCTGTCACAGGCTGGCAAGAGGAAGCGAAGAGGCAATCTTCCGAAGGAGTCAGTGAAGATTCTACGGGATTGGCTGTATGAACACAGGTTCAATGCGTATCCATCTGAGCAAGAGAAACTCAGTCTCTCCGGACAGACAAATCTTTCTGTTCTCCAG ATCTGCAATTGGTTCATCAATGCTAGGCGCAGGCTTCTTCCTGACATGCTGCGGAAGGATGGCAAGGACCCCAACCAGTTCACCATTTCCCGCCGAGGTGCCAAAGCCAGTGACGTTGCGCTGCCCCGCGGTGCCGTCACCAGCTCTGGCTTGTTGATGGTGCCTCCTGCCACCGGGGCCGCCTCTGCCTCCAAGGTGCTGTCCATGTCCGTGTGCCCCTCCATGATCTGCCACTCTGCACAGCCTCTTGCTGGCAACTTGACTGTGGTGACCAGTGAGCAGGAGAAGCAGTCTGCGTTCCAGCGGGTTGAGCTGGATTCTCACCCCAAGCAGCCACAGCTGAGTGCAACAAGCAACACCCTGGCTCTTCTGACCAGAGCAGAGGCAGCCAGTCCCACGAATGGACTGTTCAACACACCGCCTCCGACGCCACCGGAGCTCTTTGGAGAGGACTTCAGTAGCTTCCAGCTGCTGGTGGAAGTAGCCTTGCAGAAAGCAGCCGAGCTCGACTCGGAGAGGTTGAATGGGCAGCTTCCCCCTTCACTGCAGAGGGAGTCTCCCCCTGCTGTCCTCTCTGGAAAGGCCAAGTAG
- the TGIF2 gene encoding homeobox protein TGIF2 isoform X4 has product MSDSDIGEEDGIVSLDLSQAGKRKRRGNLPKESVKILRDWLYEHRFNAYPSEQEKLSLSGQTNLSVLQICNWFINARRRLLPDMLRKDGKDPNQFTISRRGAKASDVALPRGAVTSSGLLMVPPATGAASASKVLSMSVCPSMICHSAQPLAGNLTVVTSEQEKQSAFQRVELDSHPKQPQLSATSNTLALLTRAEAASPTNGLFNTPPPTPPELFGEDFSSFQLLVEVALQKAAELDSERLNGQLPPSLQRESPPAVLSGKAK; this is encoded by the exons ATGTCGGACAGTGACATAGGGGAAGAAGATGGAATTGTATCGCTGGATCTGTCACAGGCTGGCAAGAGGAAGCGAAGAGGCAATCTTCCGAAGGAGTCAGTGAAGATTCTACGGGATTGGCTGTATGAACACAGGTTCAATGCGTATCCATCTGAGCAAGAGAAACTCAGTCTCTCCGGACAGACAAATCTTTCTGTTCTCCAG ATCTGCAATTGGTTCATCAATGCTAGGCGCAGGCTTCTTCCTGACATGCTGCGGAAGGATGGCAAGGACCCCAACCAGTTCACCATTTCCCGCCGAGGTGCCAAAGCCAGTGACGTTGCGCTGCCCCGCGGTGCCGTCACCAGCTCTGGCTTGTTGATGGTGCCTCCTGCCACCGGGGCCGCCTCTGCCTCCAAGGTGCTGTCCATGTCCGTGTGCCCCTCCATGATCTGCCACTCTGCACAGCCTCTTGCTGGCAACTTGACTGTGGTGACCAGTGAGCAGGAGAAGCAGTCTGCGTTCCAGCGGGTTGAGCTGGATTCTCACCCCAAGCAGCCACAGCTGAGTGCAACAAGCAACACCCTGGCTCTTCTGACCAGAGCAGAGGCAGCCAGTCCCACGAATGGACTGTTCAACACACCGCCTCCGACGCCACCGGAGCTCTTTGGAGAGGACTTCAGTAGCTTCCAGCTGCTGGTGGAAGTAGCCTTGCAGAAAGCAGCCGAGCTCGACTCGGAGAGGTTGAATGGGCAGCTTCCCCCTTCACTGCAGAGGGAGTCTCCCCCTGCTGTCCTCTCTGGAAAGGCCAAGTAG